A stretch of Polypterus senegalus isolate Bchr_013 chromosome 3, ASM1683550v1, whole genome shotgun sequence DNA encodes these proteins:
- the LOC120526685 gene encoding olfactory receptor class A-like protein 1 codes for MDTRAIVKATGFLVLTVISIPSNLFICCAFLHTRLTEAKLTPADIILCHLAFANLMSAVTRSFPQMLTAFGCQNLFDDFGCKLFVYGFRVFRGLSIKLTCLLSTYQAVLVSPATSKLNSLKLYIPKYLWHIFISLYVFCFITSVHPILYSSSKPFNNTIPPFSFNHEFCYVIYPDYTAFISIGLSHFFKDFAFIATMAGMSGYILILLYRHGKRVKSLRSSDHGNSGSRAESKASRAVVTLVILYTVFFGVDNAIWLYSLTIVRVAPLISDIRVFFSILYTSVCPVVVIVTNPKVKAKLKISRLKKLPPSTDTSSSSL; via the coding sequence ATGGACACCAGGGCAATTGTCAAGGCTACAGGTTTCCTTGTGCTAACGGTCATCAGCATCCCATCCAATCTGTTTATCTGCTGCGCTTTCCTGCACACTCGGCTCACTGAGGCCAAGCTTACGCCAGCAGACATCATCCTGTGCCACCTGGCTTTTGCCAACTTGATGTCAGCTGTTACCCGCAGTTTCCCGCAGATGCTGACGGCGTTTGGCTGCCAGAACTTATTTGATGATTTCGGCTGTAAACTGTTTGTCTACGGCTTCCGTGTTTTCCGCGGCCTTTCGATAAAGCTCACTTGTTTACTGAGCACCTACCAAGCTGTGCTCGTCTCACCTGCCACATCCAAGCTTAACTCACTAAAACTTTATATTCCGAAGTACCTGTGGCACATTTTTATTAGCCTCTATGTGTTTTGCTTCATAACCAGCGTCCATCCAATTCTTTACTCCTCATCAAAACCCTTTAATAACACAATTCCTCCCTTCAGTTTCAATCATGAGTTTTGTTATGTCATATATCCAGATTATACTGCCTTCATTTCTATTGGCTTGTCTCATTTTTTCAAGGACTTTGCCTTCATAGCAACAATGGCAGGCATGAGCGGTTATATCCTGATTCTTCTCTACCGGCATGGTAAAAGAGTGAAGAGCCTCCGAAGCTCAGACCACGGAAACTCAGGATCAAGGGCAGAGAGTAAGGCCTCCCGTGCAGTGGTCACTTTGGTTATCCTTTACACTGTCTTCTTTGGGGTGGACAATGCCATTTGGCTCTATTCCCTGACCATTGTTAGAGTGGCACCCCTTATTTCTGACATCcgagttttcttttccattctctacACATCTGTGTGTCCAGTTGTGGTCATCGTCACCAACCCCAAAGTGAAGGCAAAGCTGAAAATAAGCAGGCTTAAGAAGCTCCCACCTTCCACAGATACCAGCTCTTCTAGCTTATAG